From one Culex quinquefasciatus strain JHB chromosome 3, VPISU_Cqui_1.0_pri_paternal, whole genome shotgun sequence genomic stretch:
- the LOC6052233 gene encoding uncharacterized protein LOC6052233 has protein sequence MKLLLLKRGILWVVVLSAHVLAQDSATVTAQDSPTQKEVQAPSTLQAGKSEDPVGKTLVVNWKLTCQQLCGEGFGGPACGLACLQQNAVDESNRIKLDRKSQDAVCLTLCENGLGSNKCNCKPTSPPAIGHDHAAVCKAFCGTTAKVQLNGCGPCEEEGPVQGTDLVTDSRTTPAPNTTPNWDELCLVWCKMGEGGTVCNCDLPPFI, from the exons ATGAAGCTACTGCTGCTGAAGAGGGGAATTCTTTGGGTGGTGGTGTTGTCTGCGCATGTCCTTGCTCAGGATTCGGCCACAGTGACCGCGCAGGACTCTCCCACCCAAAAGGAAGTACAAGCACCATCCACCCTCCAGGCGGGTAAAAGTGAAGATCCGGTCGGAAAAACTTTAGTTGTGAACTGGAAGCTGACCTGCCAACAACTCTGCGG TGAGGGATTCGGAGGGCCGGCTTGCGGGCTGGCCTGCCTGCAGCAAAATGCCGTCGATGAGTCCAACCGCATTAAATTAGACCGCAAATCACAAGACGCAGTTTGTCTCACGCTTTGTGAGAATGGTTTAG GCTCAAATAAGTGTAACTGCAAGCCAACTTCACCACCTGCGATTGGCCACGATCATGCGGCCGTTTGCAAGGCGTTTTGCGGAACCACGGCCAAAGTTCAGCTCAACGGGTGCGGTCCATGTGAGGAAGAAGGCCCAGTCCAAGGGACGGATCTGGTAACAGATAGTCGAACCACTCCTGCTCCGAACACGACACCGAATTGGGACGAACTTTGCCTGGTGTGGTGCAAAATGGGCGAAGGTGGGACAGTGTGCAATTGTGATTTGCCGCCTTTCATTTAG